The Salvelinus namaycush isolate Seneca chromosome 5, SaNama_1.0, whole genome shotgun sequence genome segment AAGGTATTTTCATGAAATGCCCAAGTATTTCCTTATAGACCTGAGATACCATACTGTTTACACTGTTTAAGTAAGATGGAGTCTCTTACAGATGGGAATATAATAGCCCCATGTCTTCATCAAGGTTTGACAGTTTCAGTGTTGGATCAGTACTACTATACACATGCATGTATTCATCACAATAAAGTACACATCTTGACCACCTGCCCCCACATTCAGCcaaatatgtatgtatatgtatatgttatCATcaatcttcctccatctctctacaaTGTTCTCTGTTCTTTTTCATGTGCTTTTCttaatcctcctcctcatcaccacCCTGCCTCTCCATCCCTTtatctctgtcctcttcctcattccttcctctcccttctcctcctcctctccctctgtcattgCAGGGCAGTCAGAGTTTTAGGGACCCAGTGAACTGTGAAATCGCACAAATTGCTGTTGCTTTACGTCTGGCCCagcgacagagggagagaaagagaaagggagagagagaaaagaggagggagagagagattttctGCTCCAGCACTTCTGAACCTTTTTTGCCCCCCTTATTCAAACACacggacacacatgcacacgcacagcTGCAAGACTGCATATCTCCCCCTACTACCTCCACTTCACCACCACCTACTCTCAACATATAATCCCTCCAACCCCCATGATAAGACACCACCACTTTGCTTTAGTATCCGGGTCATAGAACAACTTGGTGAAGCAGCCTCAAGAGCTTTAAAACCCCTAGACCTGGGAGAGACATTTCAGCCACTTCTAATGAAAAGAACACTTCCCCTATCACCACAGTCCCAAAAAGGCTAAAAAGAACATTCTGTGACTGTGTTGGCACTTGTGATGACTCCATGTTTTTTTCTATTTCAGTCAGACAGTAAGAACTAAGCAGGATTTGTATACAGCATACCTGACTTTACCTCATATTGGTCCATCCTTCTAACGATGAAGAGATGTCCAAAGCTATAGTTTTTAATGTTATATTTTTGGTTGTCTATTTTTAGACAACCCCAATCTATCCCATACTTTCTGCTCACAACAATTGATTTAGATTTCCATGCATCTCCACAACCTGAAATGTTATGTGCCAGCAAATCACATTATATGgatatatccacataaatttgTAAAGATGTTCCCATAAAACTTTCTGGCTTTATTTTGAAGATATAATGCACCTGTGCGTATATGATGGACTGTGACCATCCCTCAAAGGCCGGTACCTACAGCATTGGAGCAATGGGCAACTTTCTTCCCTTATGTCCATATTATTTGCTGTATACTACCATCATGTGGAGCAAAGCTGCTACTGCAAGTTGGCCCTTTTATTTCAATATTTGCACTGTATCTTTGCACACTCACAGAGCCCAacaaactcactcacacacacacacacacacacacacacacacacacacacacacacacacacacacacacacacacacacacacacacacacacacacacacacacacacacacacacacaaacactcacacataatatgcacatacatttatactgactctacacacccgCACACCAACTCACatgcaagctgctgctactctgtctaTCTTATATCCCGTTGCCTAGTCCCCCTTATACATATctacatccatcactccagtatccctgcacatgcatggtattggaactgactttttaaatatttcctgtatatagtatgcctacttacttactttattgtgtatttcatatttcttattattatttatcGTGTGTTCCTTTCTAGTGATAcaatgttattgattattgcattgttgggttttgagtttgcaagcaaggcatttcactgtacttgtgcatgtgacattaaaacttgaaagaAAATCATTAGTTATTGAGTTAGCTACCACTAGACGACGCTGTGACTTCGCTACCACCTTTAAAAGACCTAATACATGCGGAAGTGAATGGTTTTTGTAGATAGTTAACATGAACTGTGTCTGTTCTCTTTAATGTATTATTTTCTCTGGTATTAACGTGTTCCTTTGAAATACCGCCGGTTCGTTCTCTTACCAATTTGTTGTTATCTCATCACCTGTGTTAGAAGCTGTCGGCTAGCACTGCTTGGTGCACATGCAGTCTTTAGTGCCCGGCTttcatgtttaaaaaatatatatatatttccatagTATAGCAATGTTCTCTGTTTTACAAAATGAAGACGACGCTCGAGCAGTCGAACATGCAGTTAGAACAGCGATACATACTATTGTGAGTGTTATTTCTAGTATCAACAGTGCCAAAATACAGGAATATCAAAGTAAGTTGGCTGAGAAGGACAAAGAAAACGAAACGCTGAAACGTAAAGTTACAACAGCAGAACGTGAGGTCACAGCATTGCGAGGCTCCTTTGAATTTTCTGAAAATGAATGTCATCAAGTCAGGTCAAGCGCTTATGCACTTTCACCAGAAATGCAAAGAGGGAAACCAATTTGCAATGAAAACGAGGTGTCAAGCAAAGCTGAGTGGAGAATAGATTTCCCCTGTGAGTATTGTCCCGATTGTTTTTATCCCAATGTTTAGCTCTTTGACATGCACTTACCAACCCCTACGTTTGTCCAAATATCTTTGTTTTGATCACAGGTCTCGGTGGAAGGACTCCTCCACAGGTTTTTTCCCAGTGCAAAGACACAGCTTTTCCCACTGGGGCATCAACTATTTATATGTCCCATCACCAGAACCCTACCTCCCATTCTGCAGAAGAGCCTGGGCTTTTAGCAGAGCTAACCAGAGGCCAGTCCCCATCACACAGTCCAGTCACCAGACCAGTGATAAAAGAGGAGCCCTCTGACATTGAGACATTCTACATTAAATGGGAGATGAGTGAGGATGGTATTAGGGAGCAACGGGAGGGCCTAGGTCCGATACACATCCTGGGAAAAGAGTACGAAGCCCAGCAGACGGGTGGAACTCCAACCAGGCAAAGAGATGGAACTCACCCTGTTGCTGGTAGCCAGAGTGGACATGAGTATGGGGAGAGATCGACCAGGCATCTGAAAAGTATGCATGTGAAATGATGagattatgattttttttaaatcaagtttAAGAGGATCATGCCAACGACAATATGGTTCTATTGTCTCAGGGAGcgcagagacacagaggaggtTCAGAGAGAGAGTCCGTGCTGACCCTGAGAAGTTCCGGGCCTACAAGGAGAAGGAACGACGCAGGTAAATAGGTTACTGTACCTTTCACTACCACAGTCTGGGTGTCCACCTTCAATATAGTCTTGATGAGAATATTGACGTTAACTTGAATTCAATTAATCTTAATTCCATTGTCCTACATGGAGACGTTCATTTCAGACATTTGAAAACAGAGCATGCAATATGTTTATATTTGATCATGTGTATGTGCATTTGTTGAAGAATCTGTGTTCATACTCACTCTTTTTTTTTCAGGAATCAGCAGAGGAAAGTGTCGATATCAGATTTACCTGAAGAGACCCGCAGATTGAAGAGAGAGGCCTGGAGAGAAGCAGCCAGACGCTGTCGTGCCCGCAAAATGTCCTTTTTGCAAACGAACCCCACACAGCCCTGCCACCTCCCACAGAACACAGAGACACCTGGGGGGGACTAGGGGACACCACAGACAGTAGGGGGGATTAGGCCTGCACAGATGAGTTTAGGCTGCCAAACAAAGATGGGGATTTGGGATCATATTTGTTGATATCTCCTTTGTTGTTTGAGAGGATGAATTCTGTATCATATTGTAATGATCCAGTTATTCAATGAATTGGTTCGGGCTGTTAATgttctatgtttttttttatttagatGTCGGTAAATTAATTCACATTGAACACCATTTGCTATTGTTCACTGATTTACCACTAGACGGTGCTGTGATTGAGCCACCCCAAACACATTTGACACGTGACGCGCGCGATTGGCGCGGCGGAAGTGAACTGCTAGGTAAACGTTGAGCTGTAATACAGTTGCTCTCTAAAACATGTCAAATTAATTTTCTTCCGAATATTTTATACAAGTGAGTGCCTTTGAAATACCACGTTTTCGTTCGCTTTCTCTCTTTGATAATATTGTTACTGAAGGGTTACAAACTGACACACACATCGGTAAAGTTGTTGGCTGCTGACTGTTTAGCCAGCTGAGCTAGCTAGAAATGTTACGTTACAGTGCCACAGACAAAAGGGTTAGCTAGTTATCAGCTGCTTCACTCTGACTTGGCCAACTTAGCAAACTTGATAACGTTAGGTTGTGTGGGTGAgttaaaaagaagaaaaaaaatctccCAAGTAGAGTAATGAATTCCTGTTTACATAACGAAGAAAACGCTCGTGCAGTGGAAAATGCTATCAGAACAGCGGTAAATACTGTCATGGATGTTATTTACAATATGAACAGTACCAAAATACTAGAATATGAAAGGAAGGTGGCAGAGAAGGACAAAGAAAATGAAACCCTTAAATGTAAGCTTAAAAAAGCTGAAGACGAATTAACAACATTTCGAGTAGGCCTATCCTTTGAATTGTCTGCACTGTCAACAGAAAGAGATTTTGTGAAACCGATGTGCAATGAGAACGAGGTGGCAAGCGAAAATGATTGGCGAATGGATTTCCCCAGTAAGTAGCTCTGTCCTGATTGCTTGTTTATCAGTAGTTCATAATACTGTACATTCCCACTCAAGTCACCGGTGCATAAATGTCAGTGTGTACATCATTATAGACACTATGATATCATGAGGATGAATGTATTCGTAGTTGATATTCCCCATATGCTAAAGTAATGCTGTTGCCAGTACTGAGACAAATCTGGTACATGAGTTCATGTAGCTAACTACCCAATTTGCCTCAGTATATGCTCTGCAGATTATCATTGTGTACTAGGTACTGCCCCATTTAACATTGCAACGCCTATGATGAGACATCTTCTTGTAATCTTGTTCATTTTAACCGCCCTGCTGGTAAAGGCAACTTGAAAATGTCTATGCTCAAACCTGGCCAGTTTGTGACCAACCCCTGCTTTAGATATCATGTATTTGTTTCAATCCCAGGTCTCAATGCAGGGACTCCTGGGCTTTCAGCAGAGCGAGCCAGAGGCCAGTCCCCATCAGCCAGTCCAGTCACCAGCCCAGTGATAAAAGAGGAGCCTGCTGACACTGGGTCCTTCTACATCAAATGGGAGATGAGTGAGGAGAGCATTGCAGAACAACAGGAGGGTTTAGGCCCGATGCATGTCTTGGGGAAAGAGTCTGATGGAACGTCTTCTGTTGCTGGTAGCCAGAGTCCAGGCGATAGACGTTCAGAACAGTCTGAGGAGACATCGACAGAGCATGTGAAAAGTATGCTTGTGTGTCTTGTCTCTGTCCTTTTCTGTTTGTTGATGTTGTGTTTTTTATAGTGGAGTGGTGAGAGGATTGTAGTAAAGTTGTAAGGGGTCTTATGGGTTTAAAAACAACTGTCTGCTATGCAGTTCATAGTAAAATCCAAGTTGAATTCAGGTTTAAGAGGATCATGCCAATAACAATACGGTTCTATTGTCTCTTGACATCAGGGAGGCTGTCAAGCGCAGAGACACAGCGGCAATACAGAGAGAGAATCCGTGCTGACCCTGAGAAGTTGCGGGCCTACAAGGAGAGGGCAAAATGCCGGTATGACCTTTCATCCACACAGTCTGGGTGTCCACAATTTCACTTAAATTGCGATTCAATTTAGTTAAGTTGTCTTGCAAAACATGGAGCATGCAATATTTCTCACATGTTTAGCATATTTTAGTGTTTTGACTGGTCTGGATTTTGGGTTgtcagttatttttttatttatctgtGCTGTGAAAGACAAATCCACAGTAAAATACTCTCAATGTGTTTTGCAGTGTAACACAGTAGATTACATTACAATTTTGGACATTTTTTTTCAATGTGGGAAAACAGTACAGTAATCTTCCGTAATATAAAGCTTCCTGTTATATTACTGTACTTCACATAAAAACATATTtacagttaagagcgttgggccactaaccgaaaggtcgctggttcaaatccccgagccgactaggtgaaaaatctgccgatgtgcccttgcgcaaggaacttaaccctaattgatcctttaaatcgctctggataagagcgtctgctaaatgacaaaaattgTGTTAAAGTCAACAGTGCTTCACTGTCGGGAGAATATTTTAATAGATATTTTAAAATATCATTGATTGTCACGAAAAGTCTGTGTAAAGTATAAATGGAAAAGGTTTATTGTCTAACCGGACATGTTAGACTATGTTGAGCCAATTCAGCTCAGATGTCTTGGTTCCGATGCTACAGGCAGGATACGCTTCTGTCAGTAGATCCCTATCAAAGAGACTCTGACACCTATTCTTGGACTGTCAACAGTGAAAGACCAGTACAAAATGATCCACCTTGTTGCTAATGAGGACATGACAAATGGTCAAATTTGAAAGAAAATGGACTGTTACAAGAGCCTCCCATCATCATTGTCAATAATTCTCTACCAGGATGCATTGGAGGTACCAAATAATCTTGGCTCAGACAAAAATAAACATATAATAACATATTGGCTTTGTATAGCACTGTGAACACTTGCCACACAAGCAACCATCAATTTATCCCATGCAATTGGTATTGCTTtttagggaggaggaggaagatgatgatgaGGATTGGATCAGCAACTTTCATGTCCCTTGGCAGCAGACGCCTGAAAGCCTCAGGCGAGCCATTGCAGAGGGACGAAGAGTCGAGGCGGCAGATAGGCGGCTGATGGTGAGGATCACCGTTGATGCAATGCGTGTACACTGCCTCAACCCCAACAAGAAAGTATGTGCAGAAATAGCCAAAGCCATAGTTGCAGAATATCCAGAGAGCTTTGCAGACCTGTCAAAAGAAGGGGAACTGCTTAGCAGAAGGTACTCCTCCTTGCTCACCCAAATAAAGACAAGAGTGGAGCATGTGAACCGGAACACTGAGAATAGAATACGCAGACCCAAGACGAGCAAAAAAGgggaacacagaaacagacaagcCAAAACAGCAAGAACTAAAGTGGACAGTTATGGGTGCATCAACTGGCACCCACAGGACCTTCCGGAAGGAGAGACTACTGagtccatggaaaacaagagACAGATTATGGCCACCATTTTCAACATTGCAGGCCCCATAGGTGTGGACAGGGGAGACGTGGATGAATTCATGAGGCTTACGTACATTAACCAACGCCACATGATAAATGCATGGCCAGCCCCAAGCATCGGTGATGTCAAGGAACAATGGCCTTTTCTTTTTACCAAGAGATGGCTCTGCGCCCACTTCCACATGCTCACTGGAGTTGAGATCGACCGCTGCCTCAGTGACGCTCTGCTGAGCAAGGGAAAGACCATTGTCAATTTCTTCCGAAGTCAGAAACCCAAATGGAGGAGAGGCATCATAAGTCTCCTCAATGACATTGAAGGTGACCTCAGTGGAAACAACAAGGACCTCACAGCCTGTGCTGCCATTCTTCTGGTGCTGTCCCacttcagagagaaagaggactctctcttcctcttggcTGATGTAAGTTATTGTGTGTGATTTTATTCAAATAAAAAACATTGTATTCTGATTGTTTCATACTGGGACTATACATTATACTGTGATTTTACACACATGATTGATCATATCAAGATTCAACAACCTTCTTTTTGTGTTTAATGTAGGTGAATGACACCCAGATGGATGTAGAGGCTCAGTTGCATTTGCCGGCCACTCCAAGACTTATCATGCTTGGTAATGACAACATTTTGTGTATGAACTGGAGATGATCATATTCATAACTCAGATTATGTCCATGGTGGGGCTAGATAAACCACCAGAAATACGTACTGGTACTTAACTACATAATGTTAACGCTGCACAGAAGAATAGAACAATAAGATGAATTCTAGTCTAAATACTGTAATATTTAATTGTGGTGGAACAGTAATATATTGTGTAGGCCTATATTAGAAAATATCTTGTGTAACACAATCATTATTACTGTATACCTCAGGGAGTTCCCTGCTGGCTTCATCTAAATGGATGGTGTCGATCGAGGGAAGAGTGGTCTGTGTTTTGGAAAATCAGTCCAACTTTGCTGCTGCCCTCTCTGTGCTCTTCGGCTGTTTCTACGTGTTCAATACAGAGTACCAGGAGACAGCCTCAGCAACACTGGAGTTTATTCAGAGGCAAGTATTGAACATTTATTGATCCAGCACTTACATTTGTCTTGCATGCCTTGCAGttaaattacattttgttttTGCTTATCTCAGTTTTGAGAGACTTACTTAgtgttgcaaagggagggtatattactggaaactttagtttaccagtaaactaccagatttttggtatctttcaaggattttatgtaatctattacaatacatatagtggcccttttgggtaccTCAGATTaccacaggtgtctgtaattatctctggccctctgtgtggccttttcacatgtaaatatatgaaataattaaAGAAGATGATTTTAAAATAGAAaaacaaagctgtaaaacatccTAAATATAATTCGATTTTTTTCATTAATtcggctattttctcttgaaccttatagtctatctactagaaactcatggacaatatggacacatatataaaaaaaaataatactatatatgaatacatatgttttaaagttattcaagtataaattaccaaagttacaaTAGATTGCCATACATTTTCTCCTAActaccaaaattactgaagattctggtagattggtaaattaccggtagctttgcaacccgaATTGAAAGAATTGTGAAAGCAATGCCTGGATTGACTAACTCTTCTATGTTGACTGTTTAGGTGTCTAGTAGGGATCAACCCAAATGAAGGAACCAAATGCTCTTCATACCTTGATTCAGAAGCCGGGGTGAGCCGCAGGACTGGAAGAGTTGTGCAAAGGAAGACCGATGCAGTTGCCGCCTTCCTCAAAGACCTGACTGAATTTGAATGGTGAACCAGTTTCATAGGAgatgcaaacacacaaacaaggATGCACATACATGATGCATAGCTTCAAATGTTGTAATGTTGCTCTTATTTAATATCAATCAATCACCACTACAGATTGCAATTGAGATCTGTCATCTTGGAATATTTGTCCTATGTTTCTGTTGGCTGGTCCTGTCTGTGATGGGGAAACGTGATTTTATAACTTTTATGTTATAATGATGTTCTAAATGATTACTggaagtgttttttttgttgacaaATTTAAGACGTTTTGTAGACTTATTGTAAACAAAATCAGTGTGATAAATTCTATTTTGTTCGTACCGAGTTCCCATTTCCCTACAGtgttaaaggggcagtgcagttaAACTTGATTTTCCTGCTTTGTTATATATTTCCACACGATGAGGTTGAAATAAAActcagaaattgtgaaaattatgcccttttttgtgtaagagctgtttgaaaattgCCTGGAATTGCAGCCAGTCTAGTTGGGATGGAACTTTTTGTCCCACCTCATGACGTCGCAATGTGATCTAATTATAATAGATCAAtgattgttcatctgggtaaggGGGTGGGCTCTAGACCATCCTGTCAGCCGATCTGGTCTgtgtatgtaaataatgtatacTCAAATGTGTTTCCTAATGCCCACATGATCAAACTGAGCATTTTTAGGGCCAAAGGAGGCTCAAGGAAATAAATGgttaaacatacagtatatgttgGAGTTATTTTTCATTAAATACAGTGAATTTTTATACATATGGTGATGATTTAAAAATAGAATTACAAAGAGTGCATGGGGGCTTAAGCTGTTATCTTTTTCAATATTACTTATTTGTGATAAAACGTCCTGTTTTGGATTAAACTGCATTTTGCCATTGCCAGTCTAGCTTGAGGAATGGAATTTGTCTACTCCTTACAGTGAGGTGTTTTTCTCTGACTGGTAGCCGATTAATTTCACACCTTAAATTAcagtaaaatgtttaaaaaaattaagtACAATTGGCCATAAATCAATAAAATCTCCATTAATCCCCCATTCATTCAACCTGTACTTGATGTGTGTGTTCTGCTGCTGAGTAGTTTATTTAAAAACTGTTTCACTTGAATGGGATTAATAGTGAGTTGGGAGGCTATGATCAAAACTCACCCAATCTAGCTGATTCTATTAGGTGACACTCAGGTTACCTGTTCAAGAGGTCATTTTGACTGCATCTACTGTttattgtcaaatcaaatgtactATCCATGTGCTCTTCTTGACACGCTTCTGTTTGTTTCTTTGTTCATTCTTTATCAAATTTAACCAATAGAACTCATGGCTCAACGAAGGTGTGTGACAACTGCAAAAAGTTGTTAAATTGTGCTTCTAAAATATGTGAGAGCTGCAAAGCAGTGCAGCCTTTCAAGAAATACCACAAATTACGCAATAAGGCAATGGACAAGACACTGATGGAGTGGGCAAGAAAGACCATCCTGCACAACAACGTTGCCAGGTTCCTGGACTCACTTTTTATAATGGTAACTCTCTACATTTCTGGACACATTCTTAGCTTTATTCCATTTGAATTGAACTAATTCCCATTTTATTTATGATTTGCAGCCATCTGATTGAAATGATAATTCTCTAAACCCTTTTGTCTTCTTCAGCTCCGGAAAGTGCATGCTCTGGGCTTTAGGCCCGTCCTCCTCATAGGGAAGCAGTCCCGTGGAGGCTGCTGGGGAGTAGAAATCATGATGCCCACCAACCCTCAGCCAGGTCTGGAGGAGGACTGCCTCCAGGAGCTGCTCAAATACTATGAATCTTTACTGAAGCGTAAGTTACTCTCCACTCTCAACAGCATCcacaacatacactgagtgtacaaaacattaaggacacctgctctttccatgaaatgaactgaccaggtgaatccaggtgaaagctatgatcccttattgatgtcacttgtacaatccacttcaatcagtgtagatgaaggggaggaggcaggttaaagaaggatttgtaagccttgtaacaattgagatatggattgtgtatgtgtaccattcagaggtttaatgggcaagacaaaatatgtacttTTCACTGGTAGTAGgtatccttaatgttttgtacagtcagtataCGTTCAACATACATACAACAGCATATACCAACAACTCCCCTCTGTAACAACACATTAAGGTGAAGATTGCAGAATGTATGCTACATTCTTTtattatttataaaaaataccTGCCATTTTTCTTCAAACAGATATGCCTGACTACCAGCCCCCCACTAACTCCACAGAAGCCACCAGTGGTAGTG includes the following:
- the LOC120048394 gene encoding uncharacterized protein LOC120048394 isoform X3, whose translation is MSMLKPGQFVTNPCFRYHVFVSIPGLNAGTPGLSAERARGQSPSASPVTSPVIKEEPADTGSFYIKWEMSEESIAEQQEGLGPMHVLGKESDGTSSVAGSQSPGDRRSEQSEETSTEHVKRRLSSAETQRQYRERIRADPEKLRAYKERAKCREEEEDDDEDWISNFHVPWQQTPESLRRAIAEGRRVEAADRRLMVRITVDAMRVHCLNPNKKVCAEIAKAIVAEYPESFADLSKEGELLSRRYSSLLTQIKTRVEHVNRNTENRIRRPKTSKKGEHRNRQAKTARTKVDSYGCINWHPQDLPEGETTESMENKRQIMATIFNIAGPIGVDRGDVDEFMRLTYINQRHMINAWPAPSIGDVKEQWPFLFTKRWLCAHFHMLTGVEIDRCLSDALLSKGKTIVNFFRSQKPKWRRGIISLLNDIEGDLSGNNKDLTACAAILLVLSHFREKEDSLFLLADVNDTQMDVEAQLHLPATPRLIMLGSSLLASSKWMVSIEGRVVCVLENQSNFAAALSVLFGCFYVFNTEYQETASATLEFIQRCLVGINPNEGTKCSSYLDSEAGVSRRTGRVVQRKTDAVAAFLKDLTEFEW
- the LOC120048394 gene encoding uncharacterized protein LOC120048394 isoform X1 translates to MNSCLHNEENARAVENAIRTAVNTVMDVIYNMNSTKILEYERKVAEKDKENETLKCKLKKAEDELTTFRVGLSFELSALSTERDFVKPMCNENEVASENDWRMDFPSLNAGTPGLSAERARGQSPSASPVTSPVIKEEPADTGSFYIKWEMSEESIAEQQEGLGPMHVLGKESDGTSSVAGSQSPGDRRSEQSEETSTEHVKRRLSSAETQRQYRERIRADPEKLRAYKERAKCREEEEDDDEDWISNFHVPWQQTPESLRRAIAEGRRVEAADRRLMVRITVDAMRVHCLNPNKKVCAEIAKAIVAEYPESFADLSKEGELLSRRYSSLLTQIKTRVEHVNRNTENRIRRPKTSKKGEHRNRQAKTARTKVDSYGCINWHPQDLPEGETTESMENKRQIMATIFNIAGPIGVDRGDVDEFMRLTYINQRHMINAWPAPSIGDVKEQWPFLFTKRWLCAHFHMLTGVEIDRCLSDALLSKGKTIVNFFRSQKPKWRRGIISLLNDIEGDLSGNNKDLTACAAILLVLSHFREKEDSLFLLADVNDTQMDVEAQLHLPATPRLIMLGSSLLASSKWMVSIEGRVVCVLENQSNFAAALSVLFGCFYVFNTEYQETASATLEFIQRCLVGINPNEGTKCSSYLDSEAGVSRRTGRVVQRKTDAVAAFLKDLTEFEW
- the LOC120048394 gene encoding uncharacterized protein LOC120048394 isoform X5 — encoded protein: MSEESIAEQQEGLGPMHVLGKESDGTSSVAGSQSPGDRRSEQSEETSTEHVKRRLSSAETQRQYRERIRADPEKLRAYKERAKCREEEEDDDEDWISNFHVPWQQTPESLRRAIAEGRRVEAADRRLMVRITVDAMRVHCLNPNKKVCAEIAKAIVAEYPESFADLSKEGELLSRRYSSLLTQIKTRVEHVNRNTENRIRRPKTSKKGEHRNRQAKTARTKVDSYGCINWHPQDLPEGETTESMENKRQIMATIFNIAGPIGVDRGDVDEFMRLTYINQRHMINAWPAPSIGDVKEQWPFLFTKRWLCAHFHMLTGVEIDRCLSDALLSKGKTIVNFFRSQKPKWRRGIISLLNDIEGDLSGNNKDLTACAAILLVLSHFREKEDSLFLLADVNDTQMDVEAQLHLPATPRLIMLGSSLLASSKWMVSIEGRVVCVLENQSNFAAALSVLFGCFYVFNTEYQETASATLEFIQRCLVGINPNEGTKCSSYLDSEAGVSRRTGRVVQRKTDAVAAFLKDLTEFEW
- the LOC120048394 gene encoding uncharacterized protein LOC120048394 isoform X2: MNWFGLLMFYVFFYLDVGKLIHIEHHLLLFTDLPLDGAVIEPPQTHLTRDARDWRGGSELLGLNAGTPGLSAERARGQSPSASPVTSPVIKEEPADTGSFYIKWEMSEESIAEQQEGLGPMHVLGKESDGTSSVAGSQSPGDRRSEQSEETSTEHVKRRLSSAETQRQYRERIRADPEKLRAYKERAKCREEEEDDDEDWISNFHVPWQQTPESLRRAIAEGRRVEAADRRLMVRITVDAMRVHCLNPNKKVCAEIAKAIVAEYPESFADLSKEGELLSRRYSSLLTQIKTRVEHVNRNTENRIRRPKTSKKGEHRNRQAKTARTKVDSYGCINWHPQDLPEGETTESMENKRQIMATIFNIAGPIGVDRGDVDEFMRLTYINQRHMINAWPAPSIGDVKEQWPFLFTKRWLCAHFHMLTGVEIDRCLSDALLSKGKTIVNFFRSQKPKWRRGIISLLNDIEGDLSGNNKDLTACAAILLVLSHFREKEDSLFLLADVNDTQMDVEAQLHLPATPRLIMLGSSLLASSKWMVSIEGRVVCVLENQSNFAAALSVLFGCFYVFNTEYQETASATLEFIQRCLVGINPNEGTKCSSYLDSEAGVSRRTGRVVQRKTDAVAAFLKDLTEFEW
- the LOC120048394 gene encoding uncharacterized protein LOC120048394 isoform X4, with product MCNENEVASENDWRMDFPSLNAGTPGLSAERARGQSPSASPVTSPVIKEEPADTGSFYIKWEMSEESIAEQQEGLGPMHVLGKESDGTSSVAGSQSPGDRRSEQSEETSTEHVKRRLSSAETQRQYRERIRADPEKLRAYKERAKCREEEEDDDEDWISNFHVPWQQTPESLRRAIAEGRRVEAADRRLMVRITVDAMRVHCLNPNKKVCAEIAKAIVAEYPESFADLSKEGELLSRRYSSLLTQIKTRVEHVNRNTENRIRRPKTSKKGEHRNRQAKTARTKVDSYGCINWHPQDLPEGETTESMENKRQIMATIFNIAGPIGVDRGDVDEFMRLTYINQRHMINAWPAPSIGDVKEQWPFLFTKRWLCAHFHMLTGVEIDRCLSDALLSKGKTIVNFFRSQKPKWRRGIISLLNDIEGDLSGNNKDLTACAAILLVLSHFREKEDSLFLLADVNDTQMDVEAQLHLPATPRLIMLGSSLLASSKWMVSIEGRVVCVLENQSNFAAALSVLFGCFYVFNTEYQETASATLEFIQRCLVGINPNEGTKCSSYLDSEAGVSRRTGRVVQRKTDAVAAFLKDLTEFEW